TGTTATCCTTGACGAAAGAGATACGCTGCAGATTACGGTAGGTTAATGTTTTCGTTCTTCTAAATAGTCTTTCATAGTTAAAAATGCCATTGTTCCAAAGATGAATAGAGCAAAAAGCATTAGTAAGATTAATAAAATTTCTAAAATCATTTTACAACTCCTTTAATTTCTTTCTTATTGTTAACCATAACCAAAAAGCAAAAACTAACACAAAACCATCTATAAAAATTAAAGCTCCGTAGATGTAAGGGTCTAATTTATTTCCTATAATTTTTGGGTTTAAAGCTCCTATTCCTGCTGATACTGTTAAAACAATAATAACTAATGTTCTAAATAGACCTTCCTTTATTTTCAGCTTCTCAAGTTCTATTTTTGCTTTCTCTATCTCTAACTTCTTAAGTTCAAGTTCTTTTTCTTTAGCCATTTTTGTTAAACGGTTTGCAATAACTGCTCTATGTTTTCTTTTTTTACTTCTTTGCTTGCATTTAATATCTCTATTCCTACAGGTTTATCATCTTCAGAATAATCCACGATAATGTTAGGTGTTATTTCTTCTGTATATACAATTTCCTTATCTGTTAGCTTTATATATAAAGCATTTGCTTCTTTATCAAATTTTATTTCCATAGTTTGCCTTCTCATCTTTGCCAAATAAAACATACACAATACCAGAAGCAATAAGGACAAATCCCAAAACTATAAAAATAGCTAATTCACTACTTATCTCCATTGCTTTCTCCTTTACTTATAAAAAACATTCCAAGCACTACAATTAATATATAAACAATTCCAAAAGCAATCAATTTTAAAAAGTTTACTTTATCACTAATAACAGGTTGCAAGAATGCAAACACAAGAATAGCAACACTAAAATTTAACAGGCTTTTCCCAAATTCTTTAAGAGCTTCTGGATGAGCTTTCACTCTTATACTTCTCCAACAACAACTTTATCGCTTCTTCTAAGAGCTCGTTATTTTTCCTTCCTTGCTTGACTGCCAACACTTTTAATTCTTTTAGTAATTCCTCGTTTAATGATGTAGTAAATTTTACCCTTTTAGTTTCGGAAATATTGGTCATTACAATTTCCTCCTTGTTTTTAATTATACGTAAACAAGTAAATATTGACAAGTTAAATTTTTTCTATATAATCATACGTATATACGTAATACGTAATTACGTAAAAAATTTATAAGGAGGTATTGTTATGGCAACAAAAATGGTAGAACAGGCTTTAATCCCTGTTGAAGACGCAAAAATTTTGTCTATTTGTGATGAGGAAGGGGAAGTGTGGGCAGCAGTTCGTCATATTTCTAATTACTTTGGATTGAATTGGGGAAGCCAATGGAGAAAGTTGAAATTTCTTGAACAGAAAGGCGTCGCCTTAAAGGCGATGGAGGTAGAGGTTGATGGCAACAAGGTAAAGATGATATTCATCAACCTCTACGACCTACCAGTCTATTTATATTCTATCAACATTAACAAAGTCCGTCCAGAACTCCGAGATAAGATTAAAAAATTCCAAGTAGAAACCACCCACGCCATAAGAGAATACTGGAAAAACAAGATTAAAAAGGAAAGAGAAGAAATAGAAAAACTCAAAGCCGAATACAACCAGCTTGTGCAAGAACTCCGTCAAATCCCTACTTACGAAGAATACAAGGAACTCAAGATAAAATACGAATTACTATCAACAATGGTGGACATGCTTGTAATGGACATGGAGAATGCGAAGCCGTATGTTGACAATCTCTTTGGCAGAATAAAGAAGATAAAAGAAGGGGTCACCATCCTAACCAACGAAGGCGACCAGTTAGTTAAAAAAATCGTTCAATTTAAATAACTCCAGAGGGGCTAATGCCCCTCTTTTTCTGGGTGAAAACTGGGTGCAAAATTAGAGATTCACTACAACTGCATATTTCTTAATGATATTCTCAAGCTCCACCAAAAGAAAAAATCACCAGATTCTCAAAGATCAATATTTTCCTGTAAATAAATTCTTCATACTTCCGATAAATTAATAAAACTGCTTCAAAAGGGGATTTTAGAATGCCTGTAGATACTATTATTTTTTATCAAAAAGAAAAAGTGAATTTTAATAATTTACAGATTGTCAAAAATATTGCCTCCAAATTACAAAAAAAGCTGATCCTTCTATTTGTAGATATTCCACAAGAGGAAAAAGAAAAAGCTATTTCCCTAATTTCTTCAAATGGAATTAACTTTGAGGTAAAAAACCAGATAGAAGAAGCTCTTATAAAAGAAGAAATTAACAAGGAAAAACCAGACTTACTTATATTAACCCGCGAGAAAATATCTCCACTTGAACATATTTTTAAAACCCCTGAAACAGAAAAATTCATAAACTCTATAAAAAATATAGATATCCTTTTGCTTCAGGAAGACGCTATCAAATTAGAGAAAATTTTGATCAATATAGACAAAGAAACTTCAACACCATTTTATATAAAATCCACATATGAATTTGCAAAAAAACTTGAAGTTCAGTTTGATTTTGTTACCTCTTTTTATG
The Persephonella sp. DNA segment above includes these coding regions:
- a CDS encoding DUF2283 domain-containing protein codes for the protein MEIKFDKEANALYIKLTDKEIVYTEEITPNIIVDYSEDDKPVGIEILNASKEVKKENIEQLLQTV
- a CDS encoding ribbon-helix-helix domain-containing protein codes for the protein MTNISETKRVKFTTSLNEELLKELKVLAVKQGRKNNELLEEAIKLLLEKYKSESSSRSS
- a CDS encoding phage antirepressor N-terminal domain-containing protein translates to MATKMVEQALIPVEDAKILSICDEEGEVWAAVRHISNYFGLNWGSQWRKLKFLEQKGVALKAMEVEVDGNKVKMIFINLYDLPVYLYSININKVRPELRDKIKKFQVETTHAIREYWKNKIKKEREEIEKLKAEYNQLVQELRQIPTYEEYKELKIKYELLSTMVDMLVMDMENAKPYVDNLFGRIKKIKEGVTILTNEGDQLVKKIVQFK